DNA from Ovis aries strain OAR_USU_Benz2616 breed Rambouillet chromosome 15, ARS-UI_Ramb_v3.0, whole genome shotgun sequence:
ATCAGATTATCAAAAGTTTCTGAGTCatgtaaaaaatgttaagaaatacaTGGGTTTAAGTTCTGGCTGGAGGGGTTGGGATCTCCATAAATGTGTCCAATCTGATTCTTCCTGGGATGCTGCTTCCCAGGAGCAGGTGTGCCACCTGAATTCACAGGAACATCCCTGGACCACTATAGTCTGAGCCTTCCTGGAGAACTGGCCCCACAGTCACTCCCTGCTTCTTAAAACACTTCTGACTCTGATTTTTATAACACTCCTTCTGCAAACCttctgtctcctgaactggcatctcttaacCACTTCATGTTTCCTGAAGGCTGAAGTTgtctgttaagtcgcttcagtagcgTCAGattgtttgcaaccctgtgaactgtatccctctagctcctctgtccgtgggattctccagataagaatattgaggtgggttgccatttccttctccagggaacttcccaactaagggatcaaacccacatctctcatgtctcctgcatttgcagatgggttctttaccactagcaccagccatctgggaagcccaatgttgtCTAGTAATGGGTtatctatctttttctttctacacTTTTTCCCGTGGAGCATTTATCCATCCTTCTCTCATCCATCTTTCTCCAGCATGTGCTGtaattttgtatttccatgctgGGATATTTCCATCTGGATACACTGTACCTTCCTCAAGTTCACTTGTTATACAACAATAAAACTGTGATTGAATAAAATtacctttcagtcagttcagttcactcagttgtgtccaactctttgtgaccccatggactgcagcacaccagacctccctgtccatcaccagctcctggagtttacccaaactcatgtccattgagtcgctgatgccatctaaccatctcatcctctgtcatccccttctcctcctgccttcaatctttcccagcatcagggtcttttcaaatgagtcagctctttgcatgaggtggccaaagtattggagtttcagcttcaacatcagtccttccaatgaacactcaggattgatcccctttaggatggattggttggaattccttgcagtccaagtttctctcaagagtcttctccagcaccacagttcaaaagctcagctttctttatagtccaactctcacctccctacatgaccactggaaaaaccatagccttgactagacagacctttgttggcaaagtaatgtctctgctttttaatattctgtaaaAGTCTCCCAATATTGATATTTTATGATTCTAGTTTCTATTAATTATAATGCCCTATTCTGAATGACTTGGATTCAATCTGAGTAAATGACACCaaagtattttaagaattttaaatctaGAGAACATACAGAAAGGTGAATTGAGATCCCTTCAAACATCTAATGACAGCAAAACATCGCAAGATTGAGATAAGTACACAGTGTCCTGGATGATGAAGGAAGAGTCCCAACTCAGCCAAATTGGGGGTCAAGGGAGGCTTTGCTGCTCTAACCCCACAGCTGAGATTTAACGGGGCTGCTTTCAAAACTTGAAGTCAGTTTAAGGGACAGCATTGCAGGGGAAAGAAAAAGGtgaatcattctttaaaaaaaaaaaaaaggtgggggtgATGAAATAAGCAAAGGCATAAAAGGTGGGAATAACATGGTTTATACTGGGAACTTTCAGAAGTTGGGAGTATAAGGAGTAAAAGTACGAAGGTGAAAGATGAGATTAGGGAGACAGGGGGAAATGAAAAGGTAGTCCTGTAGTCTGTATTAAGGTTAAACCTCTTGGATGGAAAACACACATTAGGATGGTGGAAGGggctgttcttgttgttcagttgctaagtcatgtctgactctttgcaactccatgaactgcagcatgtcaggcttccctgcccctcactgtctcctggagtttgcccgagttcatgtccattcagttggtgatgctatccgaCCATATCTTcccctgttgtcctcttctcctcctgtcctcaatctttcccagcatggggGAAAGgttttccaatgggttggctctttgcatcaggtggccaaagtattggagcttcagcttttagTATTAGTCTTTCCAAagggtattcagggttgatttcctttaggattgactggtttgatttccttgctgtccaaggcactctcaagagacttctccagtaccacaatttgaagcCATTTGGAGGTTTTtgattcaagtactgctgaagatGTTTGAAGGGTTTTGaccattaccttactagcatgggaaatgagcacaattgtctggtagtctgaacattcttgagcactgcccttctttaggatgggaataaaaactgacttttttcagtcttgtggccactgttgtgtttcccaaatttgctgatgtattgagtgcaacactttaacagcatcatcttttaggattttaaatagctcagctggcattccatcacctccactagttttattgacagtaatgcttcctaaggcccacttgactttagaAGTCAAGTGGGAAGTGGACAGGGAGAAAAAGCAGTGGCGGGGTGAAAGTATTCCCCAAATTGCCCACATGGAATGCTTTTCTAATACTCTGACACTCTTCTTCCAGGGGGAACATGTCCAGATAGGTTGCAAATCACCACATACACTGCTTACTGAAGGACATGTCTCATGCAATAACACTATAGAGGCAGTGGTGATGGTGGGAGTCGGGGGGAGTTAAAGGCAATGCTGGAGGTATGGTGGGCCATGAGAGAGCTGGAAGCAGACCTATGACAAGGTCAGATTTGCATTTCTGAGAGGTCAACAGTCACTGAGGATAAGATAAACAGGAGGGGATAAGATTACAAGCACTGTGACCAGATAGGAAACTGGTGGGTGCAATCATCCATTTGAGAAATGACTGGGAAAAGGGATGAGAGAGTCAGATTGGAAAAATATTGAAGATAGTGGTTTCCAAACTTTTCTTTATATTGGAGTCTTTGGGGGAGCTTCAGAAAAAGCTTATGATTTCATTGGTCTGGGATGTGGCCTGGACTTTGGAATTTTTAAGAGCTCCCTGGATGATTCTAATGTACAGACACAAGATGGGAATCGTTGATTCAAGGAGTAAAATCAGCAGAAATCAGTGACTGATTAGACAGAGTTGAGAATGTGGGAGAGGCATGTGAAGGATGGCTAACGCCTGGGATTCTAGCACTGGACACCTAGCAGAGCTGGGAGAATAGGACCAAGGCCTGATCCCTACTGAGCCTCAGTTCGCAATTGAAAGTGCTTTTAGAATATTGTCAAGCATGTCACAATACAGCAATGTATGTTCCTTTTCGATTGTGTTGTGACTCTAACACTTGGGGAAAACATTAACTGCCAAGGCCACTCTTCCCACATGCTGGTCCCTCCTGACCGAGCATGGCAGGGGTTCTAAGGCAGATCAGTAACCACAGTTGTGGACTTCTCTGCAGGGCAGTTTGGAGTGGGGGATTCATTGTCCTCACTAAACTTTTCTTAGAACTGCAGTGCACCCTTTTGGCTCTCTGAGCGGCACCATGGCGGTCGGCAAGAACAAGCGCCTTACGAAAGGAGGCAAAAAGGGAGCCAAGAAGAAAGTGGTTGACccattttctaaaaatgattGGTATGATGTGAAAGCACCAGCTATGTTCAATATAAGGAATATTGGGAAAATGTTGGGCACGAGAACTCAAGGAACCAAATTCGCATCTGATGGCCTCAAAGGTCGTGTTTTTGAAGTGAGTCTTGCCGATCTGCAGAACGATGAAGTAGCATTTAGAAAATTCAAGCTAATTACTGAGGATGTTCAGGGCAAAAACTGCCTGACTAACTTTCATGGTATGGATCTTACCCATGACAAAATATGCTCCATGGTCAAAAAATGGCAGACCATGATTGAAGCTCACGTTGACGTCAAGACTACCGATGGTTACTTGCTTCGTCTGTTCTGTGTGGGTTTTACTAAAAAGCGCAACAATCAGATTCGGAAGACCTCTTACGCCCAGCACCAGCAGGTGCGCCAGATCCGCAAGAAGATGATGGAGATCATGACCCGAGAGGTGCAGACCAACGACCTGAAAGAGGTGGTCAATAAACTGATTCCAGATAGCATTGGAAAAGACATAGAAAAGGCTTGCCAATCTATTTATCCACTCCATGATGTCTTcgttagaaaagtaaaaatgctgaagaagcccAAATTTGAATTGGGAAAACTCATGGAGCTACATGGTGAAGGTAGTAGTTCTGGAAAAGCTACTGGGGATGAGACAGGTGCTAAAGTTGAACGAGCTGATGGATACGAGCCACCAGTCCAA
Protein-coding regions in this window:
- the LOC101116252 gene encoding small ribosomal subunit protein eS1-like, translated to MAVGKNKRLTKGGKKGAKKKVVDPFSKNDWYDVKAPAMFNIRNIGKMLGTRTQGTKFASDGLKGRVFEVSLADLQNDEVAFRKFKLITEDVQGKNCLTNFHGMDLTHDKICSMVKKWQTMIEAHVDVKTTDGYLLRLFCVGFTKKRNNQIRKTSYAQHQQVRQIRKKMMEIMTREVQTNDLKEVVNKLIPDSIGKDIEKACQSIYPLHDVFVRKVKMLKKPKFELGKLMELHGEGSSSGKATGDETGAKVERADGYEPPVQESV